Sequence from the Oncorhynchus keta strain PuntledgeMale-10-30-2019 unplaced genomic scaffold, Oket_V2 Un_contig_5863_pilon_pilon, whole genome shotgun sequence genome:
GCTACAGTGACAATCACATAGATTCAATAACAAAAATCTTCTGATTTAGTTGTCTGTTTTCATGCCTCATTAATCCTCATCAGAATTGCATTGAGATGTTAAGATTTCAATGATATTCAAGtttaaaataaagtgttacatAGATTCTGGACCGCTTCCCCAGGTATTTATTGTTGCTGACTCGTTATAAATAGGAGTTTCCTCTCAGGTCCCGCGGTCTGTATTTGAGTGTAAAATCCTCCAAGTCATCATAAAACTCTGGCAACAGAGTGTGATGTTTACCCTCAGCCTGGCAGTTGTCCCTAGTTGAAGAGGCCAGTCCCAACCCATCCCACGTGCCTTAGAGGCCAGTCCCAACCCATCCCACGGTGCCTTAGAGGCCAGTCCCAACTCCATCCCACGTGTGCCTTAGAGGCCAGTCCCAACCCATCCCACGGTGCCTTAGAGGCCAGTCCCAACCCATCCCACGGTGCCTTAGAGGCCAGTCCCAACCCATCCCACGGTGCCTTAGGAGGCCAGTCCCAACCCATCCCACGGTGCCTTAGAGGCCAGTCCCAACCCATCCCACGGTGCCTTAGAGGCCAGTCCCAACCCATCCCACGGTGCCTTAGAGGCCAGTCCCAACCCATCCCACGGTGCCTTAGAGGCCAGTCCCAACCCATCCCACGGTGCCTTAGAGGCCAGTCCCAACCCATCCCACGGTGCCTTAGAGGCCAGTCCCAACCCATCCCACGGTGCCTTAGAGGCCAGTCCCAACCCATCCCACGGTGCCTTAGAGGCCAGTCCCAACCCATCCCACGGTGCCTTAGAGGCCAGTCCCAACCCATCCCACGGTGCCTTAGAGGCCAGTCCCAACCCATCCCACGGTGCCTTAGAGGCCAGTCCCAACCCATCCCACGGTGCCTTAGAGGCCAGTCCCAACCCATCCCACGGTGCCTTAGAGGCCAGTCCCAACCCATCCCACGGTGCCTTAGAGGCCAGTCCCAACCCATCCCACGGTGCCTTAGAGGCCAGTCCCAACCCATCCCACGGTGCCTTAGAGGCCAGTCCCAACCCATCCCACGGTGCCTTAGAGGCCAGTCCCAACCCATCCCACGGTGCCTTAGAGGCCAGTCCCAACCCATCCCACGGTGCCTTAGAGGCCAGTCCCAACCCATCCCACGGTGCCTTAGAGGCCAGTCCCAACCCATCCCACGGTGCCTTAGAGGCCAGTCCCAACCCATCCCACGGTGCCTTAGAGGCCAGTCCCAACCCATCCCACGGTGCCTTAGAGGCCAGTCCCAACCCATCCCACGG
This genomic interval carries:
- the LOC127925571 gene encoding uncharacterized protein LOC127925571 encodes the protein EASPNPSHGALEASPNPSHGALEASPNPSHGALEASPNPSHGALEASPNPSHGALEASPNPSHGALEASPNPSHGALEASPNPSHGALEASPNPSHGALEASPNPSHGALEASPNPSHGALEASPNPSHGALEASPNPSHGALEASPNPSHGALEASPNPSHGALEASPNPSHGALEASPNPSHGALEASPNPSHGALEASPNPSHGALEASPNPSHGALEASPNPSHGALEASPNPSHGALEASPNPSHGALEASPNPSHGALEASPNPSHGALEASPNPSHGALEASPNPSHGALEASPNPSHGALEASPNPSH